From the Paenibacillus sp. R14(2021) genome, the window CAGGATGCGTCATAGTAGAAGAATGACTAATATTAACAAAAAGGGGCGAGTGATAATGATGGTGAAACCCAAGTGGCTGCTGGTACCGGTATTGGCGCTGGCTGTTGGAGCGGGAGCAATGTTCGGCGTGTCGGGGCATGGAAGCAGTGAGGTGTATGCAGTGGATAATAACGCTGTGCTTCAGAAGAGCACCATTACGGTAGCGGGTAGCGGCAAGATTCAGGCAGCGCCTGACGTAGCATATTTGACCGTAGCTGTCGAGACGCGGGCTGCCTCCGCGAAAGACGCGCAGTCGAAGAATGCTGCTCAGTTCGCGGGACTCACGAAGCTGCTCTACGATACGTACAAGGTGGCAGCAAAGGACGTGAAGACAACGGGCTTCTCCGTGCAGCCGGAATATGAATACAACAGCAAGGACGGCACGAGCAAGATCAAAGGCTATTTGGCAGTGCACAATATCCGCGTGACGACTCGGGACCTGGACGGCATTGGCAAGCTGCTGGATGATTTGTCCGCATCGGGCGCGAATCGGGTTGACGGCGTACAGTTTGATACAGAGAAGCAGGATCAATACGAGCTGCAAGCACTTGATAAAGCGATGGCGAATGCGAAAGCGAAGGCCGAAACACTGGCGAAGGCTGCAGGTAAGCAGGTGAAGGAAGTCATCAACATTTCGCAAAATAACGTCAACAGCGGTCCGATCTTCATCGGGCAGAATGCGATGGCAGCTGCTGACGATGCGGGAAAAGCAGCCGGCACGAGCGTGCAGGTAGGCGAGATCACCGTGTCGACCGACATAACCGTCGTTTACGAAATGCAATAGTGGAAATAAAAGAAGGCAGGTCACGCTCCCATTGGTAGCGTGACCTGCCTTTATTGTAATCAATGCCATTAGGCCAATGACTTGCGTTCCTCAACTGAAAGACCCCGCTGGATCATGGCTTGTTCAATCAAGGCGATAAACTCCTCGGAAAGGCGCATGGCTCTTGCTTCTTGATACACTTCAGTAAGATGAGTATCGCTAAGCGGACGCAGCAATAGAGACTTGTCTTGCATCGGTAAAAATAAATTATGCATATCATGCTCTGAAGAGGCAGGCTGAAAATTTGGTTCGAACGTGGGTGCGAATGGCGTGAGATGATTGCCTGAGTCGTTAGATCGAATGAAATTTCGCACGCTTGCGAATGGATTCGTAAGTTTCATGCGTGTGCAACTCCGTTTTATAGATTTCCAAAGCGTAGCCAAAGGGTCTGAGAGGTTAGGATCATTTAGTACATTTATATTAACATGGTTTTAATAAGCAGTCGTTAAGCATTCAGCCAGTTAAACGATTGTTGACAAAACCTAAAAAATGTGATTTACATGTAAAATTTACTTCGGTCAGCATCAAAAAAGCGTTAATCCCGTTAAGGATTAACGCTCTTTTTCATAAAGGCAATGAATCTTACAGTTTCTCGATCACTTTGTCGACCAGGCCGTAAGCAGCAGCCTCGGCAGCAGACATGAAATAGTCGCGGTCCGTGTCACGCTCGATTTTCTCAAGCGTTTGACCCGTGCGTTCAACCAGAATCCGGTTCAGCGTATCGCGGGTTTTGAGAATGTGCTTCGCGCGAATCTCAATGTCGCTGGCTTGACCTTGTGCGCCGCCAAGCGGTTGATGAATCATAACCTCGCTGTTAGGCAGCGCGTAACGTTTGCCTTTAGCGCCTGCTGCGAGCAGGAAAGCGCCCATCGAAGCGGCCATGCCGACGCAGATTGTTGAAACCTCAGGCTTAATGAAGTTCATTGTATCAAAAATAGCAAGGCCTGCCGAAACCGAACCGCCAGGGCTGTTAATGTAGAGCGAGATGTCTTTTTCCGGGTCATCGGCTGCAAGGAACAACAACTGCGCGATAATGGAGTTGGCGACCATATCGTTGACAGGCGTGCCAAGGAATACGATCCGATCCTTCAGCAAACGGGAGTAGATGTCGTAAGCGCGTTCGCCTCGGTTGCTTTGCTCAATAACCATGGGTACGAAATTCATCGTTTCCATTGTAAATCCCTCCTAAAGTGCAAGTTAATAAGTAATGGTGAGCCGTTTGTAAACCCATCATAACGGATAAACTTTGAAAAGTCAAAGAAGGTCAAATCACGGATTGGAGAGCCCGAAACGAGGTACAGCAGCGAGGTTACTTTACTACGGATTTGGAGATGCTGATTGTGGCGGCAGGAGGTCGGGATGCAAAAAAGGACCATCCGAGTGAACGGATGGTCCTTCATTATGTAAGAAGCTTTCAAGTTATTATGGCGCGCCCGCGAGGAATTGAACCTCGATCTCAGGCTCCGGAGGCCTACGTCATATCCATTGGACCACGGGCGCAAAGTGACAGCATGGATTATTATATGTGATTATAAGAAGAAACGCAAGCCTGTTTTGAAAATAAATGTTGAGTAAATTGTGACAGTAAACGGTTACTTAGAAGAAACGCATCTTGCTCCTGCCGAAGGTTTGAGTTACAATAGCTGTGGGACTTAAAAGGAGCATGCGGGACATTTTAAGTCCATCTCAATAGATCGACAATGCAGTTTTAATTGCAGCAGGAGTTGATGTTGAACAATGCAGTCTCTAATTGCTATACAGCAGCAGCTTCTGCCGGATTTGCTTGTCGTAATGAGGAAACGGTATCTCATTCTTCGCCAGGTGATGCTCTCGGATATGATCGGCCGGCGTTCATTGGCTGCATCGCTTGAGATGACGGAACGGGTGCTTCGAGCAGAGACGGACTTTCTGAAAGCACAGGAGCTTCTTATTATCGATGCCGCGGGTATGCGGATCAGCGAAGCTGGGAAGCGTCTATTAGAAGAGATGGAGCCGTTTTATAAGGCGATGTTCGGCTTATCGGAGCTCGAAGAGAAGATACGCAGGCATTTTGGCCTGCAGCAGGTCATGATCGTGTCGGGTGATGCGGATGAGTCAGCGGCAACGAAGCGGGAGCTTGGACGTGCGGGCTGCAGCGTACTGGGCAAAGTCATGAAGGACAATGATGTCATTGCCGTCACCGGCGGGTCGACGCTCGCTCAGGTGGCTAATCAATTGACCTCGCAGGTTCCGCTCAAGGGGAATCTGTTCGTCCCGGCAAGAGGCGGCCTTGGCGAAAGCGTGGACTATCAAGCCAACACGATCGTCTCTACCATGGCCAAGCGAACAGGCGCGCAGTACCGAATGCTTCACGTGCCTGATCATTTAGGCGAGGACGCGTACACGTCGCTGATGCAGGAGCCGAACGTGAGGGAGATTGTGGAAGTGATTCGCAAATCCCGCATCGTGATCCATGGGATCGGGGACGCTATCGTAATGGCTCGGAGAAGACGCGTGGATGCTACGGTAGTGGAAGCGATCAAAGCGGAAGGGGCGCTTGCAGAATCGTTTGGGTATTATTTTGACCGAAACGGGGCTGTCGTTCATAAGATGCTGACTGCCGGCTTACGGCTGGAGGACATTATGGACACCGAGGTCGTCATCGCGGTTGCGGGCGGCCGAAGCAAAGGAGAAGCCATCGCTGCTGTCATGCGATTCGGACACGACGATGTGCTTGTAACGGATGAAGCAGCGGCACTTGAGATCGCGGCAATTATTGATAAAGAACCAATGATGTGATCTTGACGGATTGGGGACGGCTGAACGGCTGCCGCCGATTCTCGTCTTGAGATAAATGAAATTATGTCTAGGAGGCAAACAAAATGGTAAAAGTTGGTATTAACGGATTTGGTCGTATCGGTCGTAACGTGTTCCGCGCAGCGCTGAACAACCCTAATGTAGAAGTGGTGGCTGTTAATGATTTGACAGACACGAATACACTGGCTCACCTGCTGAAATATGACACGACTCATGGTCAATTGGACGGTACGGTTGAAGCTAAAGAAGGCGCCCTGATCGTAAACGGCCGTGAAATCAAAGTTTTTGCTGAACGCAACCCTGAGAACCTTCCTTGGGCATCCGTAGGCGCTGAAATCGTTGTAGAATCCACTGGTATTTTCACAGCGAAAGAAAAAGCCGAGCTTCACTTGAAAGGCGGCGCGAAGAAAGTAATCATCTCCGCTCCAGCTTCCAACGAAGACATTACGATTGTAATGGGCGTTAACGAAGACAAATACGATGCAGCTGCTCACACCATTATCTCCAACGCATCTTGCACAACGAACTGCCTT encodes:
- a CDS encoding sugar-binding transcriptional regulator, producing the protein MQSLIAIQQQLLPDLLVVMRKRYLILRQVMLSDMIGRRSLAASLEMTERVLRAETDFLKAQELLIIDAAGMRISEAGKRLLEEMEPFYKAMFGLSELEEKIRRHFGLQQVMIVSGDADESAATKRELGRAGCSVLGKVMKDNDVIAVTGGSTLAQVANQLTSQVPLKGNLFVPARGGLGESVDYQANTIVSTMAKRTGAQYRMLHVPDHLGEDAYTSLMQEPNVREIVEVIRKSRIVIHGIGDAIVMARRRRVDATVVEAIKAEGALAESFGYYFDRNGAVVHKMLTAGLRLEDIMDTEVVIAVAGGRSKGEAIAAVMRFGHDDVLVTDEAAALEIAAIIDKEPMM
- the sda gene encoding sporulation histidine kinase inhibitor Sda — encoded protein: MKLTNPFASVRNFIRSNDSGNHLTPFAPTFEPNFQPASSEHDMHNLFLPMQDKSLLLRPLSDTHLTEVYQEARAMRLSEEFIALIEQAMIQRGLSVEERKSLA
- a CDS encoding SIMPL domain-containing protein; this translates as MMVKPKWLLVPVLALAVGAGAMFGVSGHGSSEVYAVDNNAVLQKSTITVAGSGKIQAAPDVAYLTVAVETRAASAKDAQSKNAAQFAGLTKLLYDTYKVAAKDVKTTGFSVQPEYEYNSKDGTSKIKGYLAVHNIRVTTRDLDGIGKLLDDLSASGANRVDGVQFDTEKQDQYELQALDKAMANAKAKAETLAKAAGKQVKEVINISQNNVNSGPIFIGQNAMAAADDAGKAAGTSVQVGEITVSTDITVVYEMQ
- the clpP gene encoding ATP-dependent Clp endopeptidase proteolytic subunit ClpP, whose protein sequence is MNFVPMVIEQSNRGERAYDIYSRLLKDRIVFLGTPVNDMVANSIIAQLLFLAADDPEKDISLYINSPGGSVSAGLAIFDTMNFIKPEVSTICVGMAASMGAFLLAAGAKGKRYALPNSEVMIHQPLGGAQGQASDIEIRAKHILKTRDTLNRILVERTGQTLEKIERDTDRDYFMSAAEAAAYGLVDKVIEKL